Proteins from one Porites lutea chromosome 3, jaPorLute2.1, whole genome shotgun sequence genomic window:
- the LOC140930690 gene encoding uncharacterized protein isoform X2: MAALQIDGGTFRWTEKKDLLLMREARMLKPFCHKSGTPESGQKWSAVAENLNTHPDFAEMPRDQRSVREHFNKRFKDFKAKLAKEEKASGINVPPPTEVETLMEEIKELMDSHVPAPSKKADSERKKGLKLREKSMKTWGEGKSNDEEESTESSEPRRKRNRRKASDPLEYLSTRREEEMDLKRQQMELEAKRIEIEQQRQAQLQEQMVLQNQQMQQQMSMMLALLQQNMNKH, translated from the exons ATGGCAGCCCTTCAAATCGACGG TGGAACATTTCGATGGACCGAAAAGAAAGATCTGCTTCTTATGAGAGAGGCCCGGATGTTGAAGCCCTTTTGTCACAAAAGCGGCACACCAGAATCTGGCCAAAAGTGGTCAGCTGTGGCAGAAAACCTCAATACCCATCCAGATTTTGCAGAAATGCCAAGAGACCAAAGGTCTGTTCGAGAGCATTTTAACAAGCGCTTTAAAGATTTCAAAGCTAAATTGGCTAAAGAGGAGAAAGCCTCTGGGATAAATGTCCCCCCTCCCACTGAAGTAGAGACTCTAATGGAGGAGATAAAAGAGCTTATGGATTCCCATGTGCCTGCTCCGAGCAAAAAAGCAGactctgaaagaaagaaagggcTCAAGTTGAGGGAAAAATCTATGAAGACTTGGGGGGAAGGCAAGTCCAATGATGAGGAAGAGTCAACTGAGTCATCTGAGCCACGTCGTAAAAGGAATAGGCGAAAGGCATCAGACCCCCTAGAATATCTGTCAACCAGAAGAGAGGAAGAAATGGATCTCAAGCGACAGCAGATGGAGCTTGAGGCCAAAAGGATTGAAATTGAACAACAGAGGCAGGCCCAGCTGCAGGAGCAGATGGTGCTCCAAAACCAGCAAATGCAACAACAAATGAGCATGATGCTGGCACTCTTGCAACAAAACATGAACAAGCACTGA
- the LOC140930685 gene encoding uncharacterized protein — MSFQKVRDELIYCFADGILDEEEFVLLYDAYKSTNSIYPYWEYDEFSLDLLSSDECLADFRVEKDDIPRLAEALRLPGRFRCPQGTLCSGLEGLCILLKRLAFPCRYYNMIYHFARPVPELCLIYNTVLRWVYENHGHRLTSWNQQFLSPIFLEQYARAIQRIGAPLGNCLGFVDGTVQPISRPDENQRIVYNGHKHVHALKFQSVAVPNGLIANLFGPLEGRRHDAGMLDESGLLTDLQRHCHTPHAEQLCIYGDPAYPLRLELMCPFREGDYGRPLTPRMLAFNTAMSSVRVSVEWLFGDITNYFRFIDFKKNLRIGMSAVGKQYIICALMRNALTCLYGNNTSQFFGVDPPSVEAYFA; from the coding sequence ATGTCTTTCCAAAAAGTCAGAGATGagcttatttattgttttgctgATGGAATTCTCGATGAGGAAGAGTTTGTTTTGCTCTATGATGCTTACAAGTCGACAAATTCTATTTATCCGTATTGGGAGTACGACGAATTTTCGCTTGACTTGTTGAGTTCAGATGAGTGTCTTGCCGATTTTAGAGTAGAAAAAGACGATATCCCTCGTCTCGCTGAAGCTCTCCGTCTTCCCGGGCGTTTTCGATGCCCTCAGGGAACACTGTGTAGTGGTCTAGAAGGTCTTTGCATTTTACTCAAACGTTTAGCCTTTCCGTGTAGATACTACAATATGATTTATCATTTCGCTCGCCCTGTGCCAGAGCTCTGCTTGATATACAATACTGTTTTGAGATGGGTTTACGAAAATCATGGCCACCGACTCACATCATGGAACCAGCAATTCTTATCACCAATATTCTTAGAGCAGTATGCTCGAGCAATTCAGCGCATAGGTGCACCTTTGGGGAATTGCTTAGGTTTTGTTGATGGCACTGTTCAGCCCATATCAAGACCGGACGAAAACCAGCGCATTGTTTACAATGGACATAAGCATGTCCACGCTTTAAAATTTCAGTCAGTTGCTGTCCCAAATGGTCTTATAGCAAATCTGTTTGGCCCCCTTGAGGGTCGTCGACATGATGCTGGTATGTTGGACGAGTCTGGCTTACTCACAGATCTACAAAGACACTGCCACACCCCTCATGCAGAGCAGCTCTGCATCTATGGTGACCCGGCGTATCCACTTAGACTGGAACTCATGTGTCCATTCAGAGAAGGAGATTATGGGAGACCACTGACACCGAGAATGCTCGCTTTTAACACTGCCATGAGTTCTGTGCGCGTATCAGTAGAGTGGCTGTTTGGAGATATCACTAACTATTTTAGATTCATTGACTTCAAAAAAAACTTACGTATTGGTATGAGTGCAGTAGGCAAGCAATACATAATTTGTGCACTGATGAGAAATGCCCTGACATGTCTGTATGGGAATAACACATCCCAGTTTTTTGGGGTTGACCCTCCAAGCGTTGAAGCCTACTTTGCTTAA
- the LOC140930690 gene encoding uncharacterized protein isoform X1 yields the protein MAALQIDGSIIPADKPQNDDESPTRNNGTFRWTEKKDLLLMREARMLKPFCHKSGTPESGQKWSAVAENLNTHPDFAEMPRDQRSVREHFNKRFKDFKAKLAKEEKASGINVPPPTEVETLMEEIKELMDSHVPAPSKKADSERKKGLKLREKSMKTWGEGKSNDEEESTESSEPRRKRNRRKASDPLEYLSTRREEEMDLKRQQMELEAKRIEIEQQRQAQLQEQMVLQNQQMQQQMSMMLALLQQNMNKH from the exons ATGGCAGCCCTTCAAATCGACGG TTCCATAATTCCAGCAGACAAGCCGCAAAACGATGATGAATCACCGACTAGAAacaa TGGAACATTTCGATGGACCGAAAAGAAAGATCTGCTTCTTATGAGAGAGGCCCGGATGTTGAAGCCCTTTTGTCACAAAAGCGGCACACCAGAATCTGGCCAAAAGTGGTCAGCTGTGGCAGAAAACCTCAATACCCATCCAGATTTTGCAGAAATGCCAAGAGACCAAAGGTCTGTTCGAGAGCATTTTAACAAGCGCTTTAAAGATTTCAAAGCTAAATTGGCTAAAGAGGAGAAAGCCTCTGGGATAAATGTCCCCCCTCCCACTGAAGTAGAGACTCTAATGGAGGAGATAAAAGAGCTTATGGATTCCCATGTGCCTGCTCCGAGCAAAAAAGCAGactctgaaagaaagaaagggcTCAAGTTGAGGGAAAAATCTATGAAGACTTGGGGGGAAGGCAAGTCCAATGATGAGGAAGAGTCAACTGAGTCATCTGAGCCACGTCGTAAAAGGAATAGGCGAAAGGCATCAGACCCCCTAGAATATCTGTCAACCAGAAGAGAGGAAGAAATGGATCTCAAGCGACAGCAGATGGAGCTTGAGGCCAAAAGGATTGAAATTGAACAACAGAGGCAGGCCCAGCTGCAGGAGCAGATGGTGCTCCAAAACCAGCAAATGCAACAACAAATGAGCATGATGCTGGCACTCTTGCAACAAAACATGAACAAGCACTGA